One genomic segment of Chelonia mydas isolate rCheMyd1 chromosome 1, rCheMyd1.pri.v2, whole genome shotgun sequence includes these proteins:
- the FEZF1 gene encoding fez family zinc finger protein 1 — protein sequence MDNSSHHTATKILATSPGRESLSARSNMISTSKPLAFSIERIMARTPEPKSIPVPPFLQGSVPKGDPKHSLHLNSSIPCMIPFVPVAYDPLPKAGVAGSEARKAHLDSSASPFSCGDLLNCALSLKGDFPRDALPLQQYKLVRPRVVNHSSFHAMGALCYFNRGDGPCHPSSSVNIHPVASYFLSSPLHPQPKAYLAERNKLVLPSVEKYPSGVAFKDLSQAQLQHYMKESAQILSEKIAFKSSEFSRSSPSSKPKVFTCEVCGKVFNAHYNLTRHMPVHTGARPFVCKVCGKGFRQASTLCRHKIIHTQEKPHKCNQCGKAFNRSSTLNTHTRIHAGYKPFVCEFCGKGFHQKGNYKNHKLTHSGEKQFKCNICNKAFHQVYNLTFHMHTHNDKKPFTCPTCGKGFCRNFDLKKHVRKLHDSALGLPRAPAEPGPDQELQPPGPLLQQPHHP from the exons ATGGACAATAGTAGCCACCACACGGCGACCAAAATCTTAGCAACTTCTCCAGGCAGAGAGAGCCTGTCTGCTCGAAGCAACATGATCAGCACTTCTAAACCCCTGGCTTTCTCCATCGAGCGAATCATGGCCAGGACTCCAGAGCCGAAGTCCATTCCGGTGCCGCCCTTCCTCCAAGGATCCGTGCCCAAAGGAGACCCCAAACACTCGTTGCACCTCAACTCCTCCATCCCCTGCATGATCCCCTTTGTCCCGGTGGCGTACGACCCCCTCCCCAAAGCGGGGGTGGCCGGATCGGAAGCCAGGAAGGCTCACTTGgactcctctgcctcccccttcAGCTGCGGCGATCTACTGAACTGTGCCCTGAGCCTAAAAGGCGATTTCCCCCGCGacgccctgcccctgcagcagtACAAACTGGTGAGACCGCGAGTGGTCAACCACTCCTCTTTCCACGCCATGGGAGCGCTGTGTTACTTCAACCGCGGCGACGGCCCTTGCCACCCGTCGTCCAGCGTCAACATCCACCCGGTGGCTTCTTATTTCCTCAGCTCGCCTTTGCACCCGCAGCCCAAGGCGTACCTGGCGGAGAGAAACAAACTGGTGCTCCCGTCCGTGGAAAAGTACCCTTCCGGAGTGGCCTTTAAAGACTTATCGCAGGCTCAGCTCCAGCACTACATGAAAGAAAGTGCCCAGATCCTATCGGAAAAAATCGCGTTCAAGAGCTCGGAGTTCAGCCGGAGCTCTCCCAGCAGCAAGCCCAAAGTTTTCACGTGTGAAGTTTGCGGGAAG GTATTTAATGCACATTATAATTTAACTCGCCACATGCCAGTCCACACAGGAGCCAGACCTTTTGTTTGCAAAGTTTGTGGCAAGGGCTTCAGACAAGCAAGCACGCTCTGCCGGCACAAGATCATACACACCCAG GAAAAGCCTCACAAGTGTAACCAGTGCGGCAAAGCGTTTAACCGGAGTTCcactttaaacacacacacccgAATCCATGCCGGCTACAAACCTTTTGTTTGTGAATTTTGTGGCAAAGGATTTCATCAAAAAG GTAATTACAAAAACCACAAACTGACCCACAGCGGCGAGAAGCAGTTCAAGTGCAATATCTGCAACAAGGCTTTCCATCAGGTGTACAACCTGACCTTCCACATGCACACCCACAACGACAAGAAGCCCTTCACCTGCCCCACCTGCGGCAAGGGCTTCTGCAGGAACTTTGATCTCAAGAAGCACGTCCGCAAGCTGCACGACAGCGCCCTGGGACTGCCGCGAGCCCCTGCCGAGCCGGGGCCAGACCAGGAGCTACAGCCGCCGGGCCCGCTGCTGCAACAGCCGCACCATCCGTGA